A single genomic interval of Thermoplasmata archaeon harbors:
- a CDS encoding DUF357 domain-containing protein codes for MKREINEEKLKDYLEKTRKGLEVVKIAVPERSYLHRLAEDFLGMARAYYNDALHFYQQGDFVNAFACVNYAHGWLDAGARIGLFDVDRDDKLFTLWE; via the coding sequence ATGAAAAGGGAAATAAACGAAGAAAAGCTGAAGGACTATCTGGAAAAGACAAGAAAAGGGCTTGAAGTTGTGAAAATCGCAGTTCCTGAGCGTTCCTACCTTCACCGCCTTGCAGAGGACTTTCTAGGCATGGCAAGGGCTTACTACAACGATGCCCTTCATTTTTACCAGCAGGGAGATTTTGTGAATGCATTTGCCTGTGTGAACTATGCCCATGGCTGGCTTGATGCGGGAGCAAGAATCGGGCTCTTTGATGTGGACAGAGACGATAAGCTATTCACGCTCTGGGAATAA
- a CDS encoding archaeosortase/exosortase family protein, whose amino-acid sequence MTEKVDKKEKLLAPVSGSSSSIQETIRNNKFTLFVLTILGSVLLSNLAGYEGALSVFFVFAVVMLMVVYIKFEFYRDDHELPDFNEFIFALAVLAFSFISVPLKTLVSGGENTGFGVTNYAIFLAGVLFLFYGYRKIKYTYPVLALLVSLSILNILFYSENTGLYAAAANILAKPEADALAGFLSSIGIESWSGLAGSGQGALLYIQTHKGVSQMWIAGGCTGVMGMGTFAALSSALVLNFRTKWWLKPLIVVIGTIGAFFVNMLRLLTLALLLYYYDMPTMLWWHKNEYFALGDLYQMIYMCCFWLLAFKYMIPGEKDEKGNKRRKAEGLSGKDKKRA is encoded by the coding sequence ATGACAGAGAAAGTTGATAAAAAGGAAAAATTATTGGCTCCTGTCTCAGGCTCTTCGTCTAGCATCCAGGAGACCATCCGAAACAACAAGTTCACCCTCTTCGTGCTCACAATTCTGGGCTCTGTTCTACTCTCAAACCTTGCTGGCTATGAAGGTGCTCTGAGTGTCTTCTTTGTTTTTGCAGTGGTAATGCTGATGGTTGTCTACATAAAATTTGAGTTTTACAGGGATGACCATGAGCTACCTGACTTTAACGAGTTTATCTTTGCACTTGCAGTCCTTGCCTTCAGTTTTATTTCAGTCCCCCTCAAAACCCTGGTTTCTGGTGGTGAAAACACTGGCTTCGGTGTCACAAATTACGCAATTTTTCTCGCAGGAGTTCTCTTCCTCTTCTATGGCTACCGCAAGATAAAGTACACCTACCCAGTCCTTGCCCTGCTAGTTTCCCTTTCAATTCTCAACATTCTCTTCTACAGCGAGAACACAGGGCTTTACGCAGCAGCCGCCAATATCCTGGCAAAGCCAGAAGCAGATGCCCTGGCTGGCTTTCTTTCCAGCATTGGAATTGAGTCGTGGTCAGGCCTAGCTGGAAGTGGACAGGGTGCCCTCCTCTACATCCAGACCCATAAAGGCGTGAGCCAGATGTGGATTGCAGGTGGGTGCACAGGAGTGATGGGCATGGGCACTTTCGCAGCCCTTTCCTCTGCGCTTGTGCTCAATTTCAGAACCAAGTGGTGGCTCAAACCCCTGATTGTTGTGATAGGTACTATCGGTGCTTTTTTCGTGAACATGCTCCGTCTGCTCACCCTTGCTCTCTTGCTTTACTACTATGATATGCCCACAATGCTCTGGTGGCACAAAAACGAGTATTTTGCACTTGGAGACCTTTATCAGATGATTTACATGTGCTGTTTCTGGCTCCTCGCTTTCAAATACATGATTCCTGGTGAAAAAGATGAAAAGGGAAATAAACGAAGAAAAGCTGAAGGACTATCTGGAAAAGACAAGAAAAGGGCTTGA
- a CDS encoding tetratricopeptide repeat protein produces MAEPNIIRDLIVDTLRKIVGDTGQTLYESVCETYSIAPENPKSGDIPKLGKGLVEVLKPYGEDRIKIFLKTMRQIQMILDEEKVKPEIVEEILLYIGDMFLVIGDFNEALANYFEAANIATNTGNKVILARAVRRVGDVYGARGDYLAAIAKYEEAKGLSEAIGDTDGVVEAIREIAEIEWKQSKFKQAKERIKSAVELAEKTKNPAIKSKIFLTFSRIYLYQGEINVSLQYLQNALKLSKELRDPFEICRIYNTFGVFYYTLEDYAKAAEYFRETVNLGKSMGDILIYTYGLINLGSCYINLSKVDEAQKMLDEAMKLVSKLDNKYALGILYSIFGKLHAAKRNWELAKQNFSNAITVLQELGLEFNLGWTYVYIAEMHNAKGELGIAVTYLEKARGIFERLNNTYLAERFGNKAKNIAKSQSEKI; encoded by the coding sequence GTGGCTGAACCTAACATAATTCGGGATTTGATTGTGGACACGCTGAGAAAAATTGTGGGTGACACAGGACAGACGCTCTATGAAAGTGTGTGTGAAACCTATTCAATTGCCCCCGAGAACCCGAAATCCGGTGACATACCTAAGCTGGGCAAGGGACTTGTTGAAGTTTTGAAACCCTACGGAGAAGACAGGATAAAGATATTTTTGAAAACTATGAGACAGATCCAGATGATTTTAGACGAAGAGAAGGTGAAGCCAGAAATTGTAGAAGAAATTTTGCTTTACATAGGCGACATGTTTCTGGTAATTGGTGACTTTAATGAGGCCCTTGCAAACTATTTCGAGGCCGCAAACATCGCTACGAACACAGGAAACAAGGTAATTCTTGCAAGGGCAGTGAGGAGGGTAGGTGATGTATATGGAGCAAGAGGGGACTATCTTGCTGCGATAGCAAAGTATGAGGAAGCAAAGGGCTTATCTGAGGCCATAGGAGATACTGATGGAGTTGTCGAGGCCATTCGAGAAATTGCTGAAATTGAATGGAAGCAGAGCAAGTTTAAACAGGCAAAGGAGAGGATAAAGAGTGCCGTGGAACTTGCTGAAAAGACAAAGAATCCGGCTATTAAGTCCAAGATTTTCCTCACATTTTCTAGAATTTATCTCTATCAGGGCGAAATTAATGTGTCGCTTCAGTATCTGCAAAACGCCTTAAAACTCTCAAAGGAACTCAGAGACCCATTTGAAATTTGCAGAATCTACAACACATTTGGGGTCTTTTATTACACATTAGAGGATTATGCAAAGGCCGCAGAGTATTTCCGGGAAACTGTAAACCTTGGGAAGAGTATGGGGGACATTTTGATTTACACGTACGGATTGATAAATCTGGGAAGTTGCTACATCAATCTCTCGAAAGTGGACGAAGCGCAGAAAATGTTGGATGAGGCTATGAAGCTCGTGTCGAAACTTGACAATAAATACGCACTCGGGATTCTTTACTCCATTTTTGGTAAGCTCCATGCTGCAAAGCGCAACTGGGAACTTGCAAAGCAAAATTTTTCCAATGCAATAACTGTCCTCCAGGAACTCGGGCTTGAATTCAATCTAGGATGGACATATGTTTACATAGCCGAGATGCACAACGCAAAAGGAGAGTTGGGAATTGCAGTTACCTATCTAGAGAAGGCAAGAGGTATTTTTGAGCGATTGAACAATACATATCTCGCAGAAAGGTTTGGAAACAAAGCAAAGAATATTGCAAAATCACAGTCCGAGAAGATATAA
- a CDS encoding undecaprenyl-diphosphate phosphatase, translating into MDWLTAVILGIIQGITEWLPISSSGHFIVVQHLLGVEVPFSFNIGLHFATMLVITLFFRREILAILKTILRIFSDVLHGVGLKKAATSTPERKYAILILISIIPTGIIGVIVDLYIIDLYIKTLLPVGIAFIIQGLLNFSTRFGKEKRDKVEMNIKDAIAIGAMQGLASFSGLSRSGSTIAMGVARGIKREDAARFSFIASLPAFLGATLLELREITGVSGNIDINVMLIGGLTAFVVGLLSLKLLMWILKGKKFYLFSLYSFGFAGFVLALYLLGL; encoded by the coding sequence ATGGATTGGCTGACCGCCGTGATACTCGGAATCATCCAGGGAATTACAGAATGGCTTCCGATAAGTAGTTCTGGACACTTCATCGTAGTTCAGCATCTGCTAGGAGTGGAAGTACCATTTAGCTTCAATATAGGCTTGCATTTTGCTACCATGCTCGTAATAACTCTCTTTTTTCGCAGGGAAATTTTGGCAATTTTAAAAACCATTTTGAGAATTTTCTCAGATGTTTTGCATGGTGTAGGGCTCAAAAAGGCAGCTACAAGCACCCCAGAAAGGAAATATGCAATTCTGATTCTTATTTCAATAATACCAACAGGCATCATTGGTGTCATTGTTGACCTCTACATAATCGACTTGTACATCAAAACCCTCTTGCCTGTAGGAATTGCATTCATCATCCAGGGACTTCTAAATTTTTCAACTAGATTTGGAAAGGAGAAGAGAGACAAAGTAGAGATGAACATTAAGGATGCAATAGCTATTGGCGCTATGCAAGGGTTAGCTTCCTTCTCTGGCCTTTCAAGGTCCGGCTCCACTATCGCAATGGGAGTGGCAAGGGGCATAAAGAGGGAGGATGCAGCGAGGTTTAGCTTTATTGCGAGTTTGCCTGCTTTCCTCGGCGCTACACTGCTAGAACTCCGAGAAATTACTGGTGTGAGTGGTAATATTGATATCAATGTGATGCTAATTGGTGGACTAACCGCGTTTGTTGTTGGGCTCCTTTCCCTCAAACTTCTGATGTGGATTCTCAAAGGAAAAAAATTCTACCTATTCTCCCTCTACTCTTTTGGATTTGCAGGGTTCGTGCTGGCGTTATATCTTCTCGGACTGTGA
- a CDS encoding fibrillarin-like rRNA/tRNA 2'-O-methyltransferase, translated as MPKIKETEYFGVYSDGENFYTLNAVPGVSVYGEVLVKEKEREFRRWNPMRSKLSAMLHKKLKNFAFREKTYVLYLGAASGTTVSHISDISSKGKIYAVEISKTPFINLLRLAEARKNIIPLLADAAKTYTYSPVVQKVDVIYQDIAQKHQVEIFLNATKEFLRDKGTGYLIIKAPAIDSTKKVGEVLKSCMAKIDDSGLTICENILLEPFDAEHCALVVRK; from the coding sequence ATGCCAAAAATTAAGGAAACTGAGTATTTTGGTGTCTATTCTGACGGCGAGAATTTTTACACATTGAATGCTGTGCCTGGTGTTTCTGTGTATGGCGAAGTGCTTGTGAAAGAGAAAGAGAGAGAATTTAGACGCTGGAATCCGATGAGAAGCAAACTTTCAGCAATGCTTCATAAAAAATTAAAGAACTTTGCTTTCAGAGAAAAAACATATGTGCTCTACCTTGGTGCTGCTTCTGGTACCACTGTGAGCCACATATCTGATATCTCTTCAAAAGGGAAAATCTATGCTGTAGAAATTTCAAAAACGCCGTTTATAAACTTACTCCGCCTTGCAGAGGCACGAAAGAACATAATTCCATTGCTTGCAGACGCAGCTAAAACCTATACCTACTCACCAGTCGTCCAGAAGGTTGATGTGATTTATCAGGATATTGCCCAGAAGCATCAGGTGGAAATCTTTTTGAATGCAACAAAAGAGTTCTTGCGAGACAAAGGCACTGGTTATCTTATAATAAAGGCACCAGCAATTGATTCAACGAAAAAAGTGGGTGAGGTACTGAAATCTTGTATGGCAAAGATAGATGATAGTGGGTTGACTATTTGTGAAAACATCCTTCTCGAGCCCTTTGATGCAGAGCACTGTGCCCTTGTAGTGAGGAAATAA
- a CDS encoding glycosyltransferase has protein sequence MFISVVITVRNEEKHIADLLDSLVVQEPPFEVLIVDSSSEDRTREIVKEYMKKYNNIRLLEHGGTRGESRNYGVMHAKGEYVAFTDGDCITNPFWLSELRKGLKDAQIVAGKTIQIGYHAFEKLERVELMYKGMDVTYPTANIAYEKKLFEKIGGFDPWFVTAEDIDLNLRAVDSGAKIVYNPKAIIYHRARESFYKFFKQAFWNGYGRKQLTLKHGKLWQNYKPTEMLKASINFWYLSRLAFAFLGYIACKFFGKPRKV, from the coding sequence ATGTTTATTAGTGTAGTAATTACTGTGAGAAATGAAGAAAAACACATCGCAGATTTACTCGACAGTTTAGTGGTCCAGGAACCACCGTTTGAGGTTTTGATTGTGGATTCATCCAGTGAGGACAGAACACGAGAGATCGTAAAAGAATACATGAAAAAATACAACAACATCAGATTGCTAGAGCATGGTGGCACAAGAGGAGAAAGCAGAAATTATGGTGTAATGCATGCTAAGGGGGAATATGTTGCCTTCACGGATGGCGATTGCATTACAAATCCTTTCTGGCTCTCTGAGTTGAGGAAGGGGTTGAAGGATGCCCAGATTGTAGCTGGAAAAACAATTCAAATTGGATACCATGCGTTTGAAAAACTTGAAAGAGTAGAATTGATGTATAAAGGGATGGATGTAACCTATCCTACTGCCAACATTGCTTACGAGAAAAAATTGTTTGAAAAGATTGGGGGCTTTGACCCCTGGTTTGTGACTGCTGAAGACATAGACCTGAACCTCAGAGCAGTTGACAGCGGTGCAAAGATTGTCTACAATCCAAAAGCAATAATTTATCACAGGGCAAGGGAAAGTTTTTACAAATTTTTCAAGCAGGCGTTCTGGAATGGATACGGAAGAAAACAATTGACGCTGAAACATGGCAAACTCTGGCAGAACTACAAGCCCACTGAAATGTTGAAGGCAAGTATCAATTTCTGGTATCTATCAAGATTGGCTTTTGCATTTCTAGGTTATATTGCTTGCAAGTTCTTTGGAAAACCAAGGAAGGTATGA
- a CDS encoding Lrp/AsnC ligand binding domain-containing protein gives MVSVFVLIKTKTGKNKEVFEGLSKVLKTRHRHMVFGAYDIVVKIKNRTNDDLIDIVNTKIKSNPSVNAVAVLQCWDEKEGTIEIV, from the coding sequence ATGGTAAGTGTATTTGTCCTTATTAAAACAAAAACTGGAAAAAACAAAGAGGTGTTTGAAGGCCTCTCAAAAGTTTTGAAGACCAGACACAGGCACATGGTTTTTGGTGCGTACGATATTGTGGTAAAAATAAAGAATAGAACGAATGACGACCTGATCGATATAGTGAATACAAAAATAAAATCAAACCCTAGTGTAAACGCAGTAGCAGTTTTACAGTGCTGGGACGAAAAAGAGGGCACTATAGAAATTGTTTGA
- a CDS encoding DUF169 domain-containing protein, with protein MFESELETIETLLKLPTRTAGVKFLKKGDAIPKSPMPQLHNFCQLISIARYQEMGNVWVAEKAVCAIGAACLGLIKTPEIFTSGKAPTGRYTKDENAGKKFMANVFKIGDTDERFAGLFVHSLRKMKEADVAVLYGMPAQIMRLIHAFAYDSGEKVTGDTVAEAALCSATAFAFKNKKPIFAIPCAGDRRFGGTQHTEIIFAMPTTEIKRVAENLVATEKLGASVFPVAPFAFYEPKMGESYAMKKQYLEEEK; from the coding sequence ATGTTTGAATCAGAATTGGAAACAATCGAGACACTGTTGAAACTTCCAACAAGAACTGCAGGTGTGAAATTTCTGAAAAAAGGTGATGCCATACCAAAATCTCCAATGCCTCAACTCCACAACTTCTGTCAGTTAATCTCAATAGCAAGATACCAGGAAATGGGCAATGTCTGGGTAGCAGAAAAAGCGGTCTGTGCAATTGGAGCTGCATGTCTCGGCCTAATCAAAACCCCTGAGATTTTCACATCAGGCAAGGCTCCAACAGGCCGCTATACTAAAGACGAAAATGCAGGTAAGAAATTCATGGCAAATGTTTTCAAAATTGGCGATACAGATGAAAGATTTGCGGGCCTCTTTGTCCACTCGTTGCGGAAAATGAAAGAGGCAGATGTGGCTGTGCTTTATGGAATGCCTGCTCAGATAATGCGGCTCATCCATGCCTTTGCCTATGATTCTGGAGAAAAGGTTACAGGAGATACTGTAGCAGAGGCGGCTTTATGCTCCGCAACTGCCTTTGCATTTAAAAACAAAAAACCAATCTTCGCAATTCCCTGCGCAGGAGATAGAAGATTCGGAGGCACCCAGCATACTGAAATAATTTTCGCAATGCCCACAACGGAAATCAAGAGAGTGGCAGAGAACCTTGTTGCTACGGAGAAGCTTGGTGCTTCTGTGTTTCCTGTTGCACCATTTGCTTTCTACGAGCCAAAAATGGGAGAGAGCTATGCAATGAAGAAACAATATTTGGAGGAAGAAAAATGA
- a CDS encoding carbon-nitrogen hydrolase family protein, translating to MRIALPAVRHKLMDVEKNLQLIEKNLASADLVVFPEMFVTGYALKNRMLRFAEPLNGPIVEKLSRIASEHETTIVTGMPEFCSAKNLVYNSAVVVMPDGNVKCYRKWKLATFGPFEEGLYFSPGNGEHCIFEINGIRIGLLICYELFFPEIAKAYAMKGVDMLICISASPSTTKKFFEAVLPARAIENTVYVAYSNLLGTEQNLVFWGGQRIYGPRGELLGMIEPYSDGMLEIELEKARLKIARKLRPTISDSQGCCKANVE from the coding sequence ATGAGGATTGCACTTCCTGCAGTGAGACACAAACTGATGGATGTTGAGAAGAACCTTCAATTGATAGAGAAAAATCTTGCTTCTGCAGACCTTGTAGTATTCCCAGAAATGTTTGTTACAGGGTATGCCCTCAAGAACAGAATGCTCAGATTTGCTGAGCCGCTGAATGGCCCGATTGTTGAAAAACTTTCTAGAATTGCATCAGAACATGAAACTACAATAGTCACTGGTATGCCAGAATTTTGCTCTGCAAAAAATTTGGTTTACAATTCTGCAGTCGTGGTGATGCCAGATGGAAATGTAAAATGCTATCGAAAATGGAAACTCGCTACTTTCGGACCATTTGAGGAGGGACTGTATTTCTCGCCCGGTAATGGAGAACATTGCATTTTTGAAATAAATGGCATCAGAATTGGTTTACTGATTTGCTATGAGCTTTTCTTCCCTGAGATTGCAAAAGCGTATGCAATGAAAGGTGTGGACATGCTTATCTGCATCTCAGCATCGCCATCCACAACCAAAAAATTTTTCGAAGCGGTGTTGCCAGCAAGAGCTATTGAAAACACGGTCTATGTTGCATATTCAAACCTTCTTGGTACTGAACAAAACCTGGTTTTCTGGGGAGGACAAAGGATTTATGGACCAAGAGGTGAACTTCTCGGAATGATTGAGCCATACTCAGATGGCATGCTGGAGATTGAGCTAGAAAAAGCAAGGTTGAAAATTGCAAGAAAACTCAGACCCACAATTTCGGACAGCCAGGGATGTTGCAAAGCAAATGTGGAATAA
- a CDS encoding ATPase, T2SS/T4P/T4SS family: MADRRGKRPDRSQSYGEGDKNLKVCPKCGTLNSPIETNCRMCATPLPRTPQPPPSATPQGSSAPSPGMTVTHGTERRYTAPPKSPDPSQTAYSPPPTYTPPPQQPTPSYSPPPQQTPPPAPASPTVTVAPSTERRYTAPPRPAEQPQQPYTPPPRISEPAYQSPPQQTPAYAQPQSASPPPQPVQQPLWEARSTDMSTPPRTTTPQPQYTQSATPEVVPTQRYSPPGAAPEAQAGYQEATPVLRPTPREPGMERYGRSPLANILQSISKVDIVGLKKGINRILDKNHMFRPGFSSSWVAPKPPDDGTKIREYYVKDAKVELYTIPNQIDVLYHVTLYEYQLPIEHMQLVQIAREELSQHYPKHIQLTRLSQTKTYVTKLGTRLIYKLAKKHGINIGMTRAEEIATVNKLAQILTKYVAGLGVVETMLEDKFVQDVYIDAPASENRVHLRVGGYNDPRIGDKCITNVTVGDEDAEALLSRFRLESGRPFSEAMPVLETDIKEYNTRVTVIGKPLSPEGIAFALRRHSTDPWTLLKLIYLGSISPLGAGLLSFLIDGRSTILVTGSRGSGKTSLVGALMLEFPQSQRIITIEDTLELPVPEMRELGYKVQGIFVQSSLGGKGELTADDALKVSLRLGESAIVLGEVRGQEAKTLYEAMRAGTAGSAVLGTIHGNTPRAIYERVVFDIGIPPKSFNATDIVVVAGLTSPGGTQKQLRRITQISEVVKEEGKEGQFNDLMKYDEHSDTLLETEVFKKNSERIKAIADSWGIDYWDAIQNIGVRAAYRAKIVEYAKSYNKPQVLTAKWVAASNNAFWQILEKHYSSKKKLDYVALLNEWNKWFERSVKYA; this comes from the coding sequence TTGGCAGATCGCAGAGGAAAAAGACCGGATAGGTCACAGTCATATGGTGAAGGTGATAAGAATCTCAAAGTTTGTCCAAAGTGCGGTACATTGAACAGCCCGATAGAGACCAACTGCAGAATGTGTGCTACACCACTTCCAAGGACCCCACAGCCGCCACCTTCGGCTACACCGCAAGGGTCATCCGCACCCAGTCCAGGTATGACAGTTACGCATGGGACTGAGAGAAGGTACACCGCACCCCCAAAATCTCCTGACCCTTCTCAAACTGCGTACTCTCCTCCACCTACTTACACACCACCTCCACAGCAACCGACACCTTCATATTCGCCTCCACCGCAACAAACTCCACCACCGGCACCTGCATCACCAACGGTGACAGTGGCACCTAGCACTGAAAGAAGATACACTGCACCTCCTCGCCCTGCAGAGCAGCCACAACAACCATATACTCCTCCACCACGAATTTCAGAGCCAGCTTATCAATCGCCTCCACAGCAAACACCAGCTTATGCTCAACCGCAGTCCGCCTCTCCTCCACCTCAACCAGTTCAACAACCTCTTTGGGAGGCAAGAAGTACGGACATGAGTACTCCTCCAAGGACAACAACGCCTCAACCCCAGTACACTCAATCTGCCACGCCCGAAGTCGTGCCTACCCAAAGGTATTCTCCACCAGGAGCCGCACCTGAGGCGCAGGCCGGCTACCAGGAAGCAACACCTGTTTTACGCCCAACTCCAAGGGAGCCAGGAATGGAGAGGTATGGTAGGTCCCCGCTTGCAAACATTCTCCAATCCATAAGCAAAGTGGATATTGTTGGCTTAAAAAAAGGTATAAATCGTATTTTAGACAAAAACCACATGTTCAGACCAGGTTTCTCATCATCTTGGGTTGCACCGAAACCACCAGATGATGGTACGAAAATAAGGGAATACTATGTGAAAGATGCGAAGGTGGAACTCTACACGATTCCAAACCAGATTGATGTTCTCTACCATGTGACACTTTATGAGTATCAACTTCCTATTGAACACATGCAACTTGTGCAAATTGCAAGAGAGGAATTAAGCCAGCATTATCCAAAACATATACAACTCACAAGGTTATCGCAGACAAAGACATATGTGACAAAGCTGGGCACAAGGTTAATTTACAAACTTGCAAAGAAGCATGGAATTAACATTGGAATGACGAGAGCAGAGGAAATTGCTACAGTGAACAAGCTGGCACAGATTCTCACAAAGTATGTAGCAGGACTTGGTGTGGTTGAAACCATGCTTGAGGACAAGTTTGTCCAGGATGTGTATATAGATGCCCCTGCATCAGAAAATCGTGTGCACTTGAGAGTTGGTGGATATAACGACCCAAGAATTGGTGACAAGTGTATTACCAATGTGACTGTGGGTGATGAGGATGCAGAGGCGCTCCTATCAAGATTCCGACTTGAAAGTGGGAGGCCTTTCTCAGAGGCGATGCCAGTATTGGAAACCGATATTAAGGAATATAACACGAGAGTTACGGTTATTGGTAAGCCACTTAGCCCTGAAGGAATTGCATTTGCATTGAGGAGGCACTCCACAGATCCATGGACACTGCTGAAGCTAATTTACCTCGGAAGCATATCTCCATTGGGTGCTGGTTTGCTTTCCTTCCTGATTGATGGGCGTTCTACCATCCTAGTAACAGGGAGCAGAGGTTCTGGTAAGACCTCATTAGTAGGTGCATTGATGCTAGAGTTCCCGCAGAGCCAGAGAATAATTACAATTGAAGATACACTGGAATTGCCAGTGCCTGAAATGAGAGAACTGGGTTACAAAGTTCAAGGCATATTCGTCCAGAGCTCACTCGGAGGAAAAGGAGAACTCACTGCAGATGATGCACTTAAGGTATCTCTACGTTTGGGTGAAAGTGCAATTGTGCTCGGTGAGGTAAGAGGTCAAGAGGCAAAGACCCTTTATGAAGCCATGAGAGCAGGAACAGCAGGTAGTGCAGTCCTTGGTACAATCCACGGTAACACACCTAGAGCAATTTATGAGAGAGTGGTCTTTGACATAGGGATTCCACCAAAGTCCTTCAACGCTACAGACATTGTGGTTGTGGCAGGTTTGACGAGTCCTGGCGGTACTCAGAAACAGTTGAGAAGAATCACCCAAATTTCTGAAGTTGTTAAAGAAGAAGGGAAAGAAGGCCAGTTTAATGACTTAATGAAGTATGATGAGCATTCTGACACACTGTTGGAAACAGAGGTATTCAAGAAAAACTCAGAGAGGATTAAAGCAATTGCAGATTCATGGGGTATTGATTACTGGGATGCAATTCAGAACATTGGGGTTAGGGCGGCTTACAGAGCAAAGATTGTTGAGTATGCAAAATCGTATAACAAACCGCAAGTGCTTACGGCAAAGTGGGTAGCTGCATCCAACAACGCATTCTGGCAGATTCTAGAAAAACACTACTCTAGCAAGAAAAAGCTGGACTATGTAGCGTTGTTGAATGAATGGAACAAATGGTTTGAAAGGAGCGTTAAATATGCCTGA
- a CDS encoding FAD-dependent oxidoreductase, whose protein sequence is MSFDVGIIGFGPAGMSAAIYAKRYGLSTLVFEHGISGGNAALSPLIENYLGFAEVSGTDLVSAMENHAKKYVDKFVNEKVVGVSVDANGEFEVKTQNEKEKVRTLIIATGTKHRELGVPGEEKLRGRGVSYCATCDGFFFRNKKVAVVGGGNTAAVEALYLRDLGAEVYLIHRRDKLRAEEVYYNRLKEKNVNILWNTVVKEIVGEKKVELLRVENKMDGTVTELHVNGVFVAIGDEPQNEIPKMLGVSLKENGYVSVDQNCRTNVKRVYACGDITGLFNQVIVAAAQGALAARSAYEDLMK, encoded by the coding sequence ATGTCATTTGATGTTGGAATCATTGGTTTCGGTCCGGCGGGTATGTCTGCAGCAATTTATGCAAAAAGGTATGGGTTGAGTACGCTAGTTTTTGAACATGGAATTTCTGGTGGTAATGCAGCCCTTTCTCCTCTCATTGAGAACTATCTTGGCTTTGCAGAAGTCAGTGGCACAGACCTGGTTTCTGCCATGGAAAATCATGCAAAAAAATATGTGGATAAGTTTGTGAATGAGAAGGTTGTAGGTGTGAGCGTCGATGCGAATGGGGAGTTTGAAGTGAAAACCCAGAACGAGAAAGAGAAAGTGAGGACATTAATTATAGCTACAGGAACGAAACACAGGGAACTTGGAGTGCCAGGCGAGGAGAAACTTAGAGGAAGAGGGGTAAGTTACTGTGCAACCTGTGATGGGTTCTTTTTCAGAAATAAAAAGGTGGCTGTTGTTGGAGGAGGTAATACTGCGGCCGTAGAAGCCCTTTATCTGCGAGACCTTGGTGCTGAGGTCTATCTCATTCATAGAAGGGATAAGCTAAGGGCTGAGGAAGTTTATTATAATCGATTAAAGGAAAAAAATGTAAACATTCTCTGGAACACCGTTGTGAAGGAAATTGTGGGTGAGAAAAAAGTGGAATTGCTGCGAGTGGAGAACAAGATGGATGGAACTGTTACCGAGCTCCATGTGAATGGTGTCTTTGTGGCTATAGGCGATGAGCCGCAGAACGAGATTCCAAAGATGCTGGGTGTTTCGTTGAAAGAAAATGGATATGTCAGTGTTGACCAGAACTGCAGAACAAATGTGAAACGCGTTTACGCTTGTGGGGACATAACTGGGCTGTTTAATCAGGTAATTGTGGCTGCCGCCCAGGGTGCTCTTGCGGCAAGGTCTGCATACGAGGATTTGATGAAGTAG